In the genome of Terriglobia bacterium, one region contains:
- a CDS encoding lipoate--protein ligase family protein — MSIDAALLDEVESAPAPRTIVRFYGWQTPTISLGRNQKIDKAVDTGYCRANGIDIVHRPTGGRAVLHDDELTYAVVSSDSDIFGDTIYGNYKRVSEALCLGYNRLGVPAILAPDTRKPSGVSDDVDLPCFLSTSRYELMVSGRKIVGSAQRRVRRSFLQHGSMPITCDRSTLAHATRMADAAPLEAEMAGVAEFLRERPGLDLFRGAFIRAFQDYFSIEFVL, encoded by the coding sequence ATGTCCATTGATGCGGCCTTGCTGGATGAGGTCGAATCTGCTCCCGCGCCGCGCACCATCGTCCGGTTCTATGGCTGGCAAACTCCGACAATATCCCTGGGCCGGAATCAGAAAATCGATAAGGCCGTTGACACCGGATATTGCCGGGCAAACGGCATCGATATCGTTCACCGGCCGACGGGCGGGCGGGCGGTGCTGCACGATGACGAGTTGACATATGCGGTGGTTTCAAGCGACTCGGATATCTTCGGCGACACGATCTACGGCAATTACAAACGCGTTTCGGAGGCTTTGTGCCTCGGTTATAACCGGCTCGGCGTGCCGGCAATTCTTGCGCCCGACACCCGAAAGCCTTCCGGAGTTTCAGATGATGTGGACCTGCCTTGCTTCCTTTCCACCTCAAGATATGAGTTGATGGTAAGCGGCAGAAAAATCGTCGGCAGCGCCCAACGGCGGGTCCGCCGGAGCTTTCTGCAGCACGGTTCGATGCCCATCACCTGCGACCGGAGTACGCTGGCGCACGCCACCCGTATGGCGGATGCCGCTCCTCTTGAGGCGGAAATGGCAGGGGTTGCGGAATTTCTCAGGGAAAGGCCCGGCCTCGACCTTTTTAGAGGAGCGTTTATCCGGGCGTTTCAGGACTATTTTTCGATCGAATTCGTGTTATAA
- the hrcA gene encoding heat-inducible transcriptional repressor HrcA, with amino-acid sequence MAVREETRTLDDRNRAILRLIIRAYVTSGEPVGSRTLAKSMDWKFSPATIRNIMADLEEEGYLAQPHTSAGRIPSEKGYRFYVDHLPDSGRISKSDERYISRMLAESDSPEDVMSRASMVLSTISKNVGIVIAPPMGATILKHIEFLDLSDGKILVLFVSTSGLVQRKLIRVGERYTQEELDKAGRYLVEKFSGKTLTDIRNELLRMMQAERSIFDRMLSLLQTWGETLNEPASAESIYVQGATNMINQPEFADVERMRMLFQMFEEKGRLVQILNECIASNPPEGVKIAIGSELGVPDMRDFTLITASYASADRTTGFLGIIGPTRMQYERGISIVEYLGRLVGEMINA; translated from the coding sequence ATGGCGGTGAGAGAGGAAACCCGGACACTGGACGATCGAAACCGGGCCATTCTCAGACTTATCATCCGTGCCTATGTGACTTCCGGAGAACCGGTTGGTTCGCGAACCCTTGCGAAGTCCATGGATTGGAAGTTCAGCCCGGCCACGATCCGTAACATCATGGCAGATCTCGAAGAGGAAGGATATCTGGCGCAGCCGCATACCTCTGCCGGCCGAATTCCATCGGAAAAGGGCTATCGTTTTTATGTCGACCATCTGCCGGACTCCGGCAGAATCAGTAAGTCCGACGAGCGCTACATCAGCCGGATGCTCGCAGAAAGCGACAGCCCCGAAGACGTCATGTCGCGTGCCTCCATGGTGTTGTCCACGATTTCAAAGAACGTGGGCATCGTGATTGCGCCGCCCATGGGCGCCACGATTCTGAAGCACATTGAATTTCTCGATCTATCGGATGGCAAGATTCTCGTGCTTTTTGTATCCACCTCGGGTCTGGTACAGCGGAAGCTGATCCGGGTCGGCGAACGCTATACGCAGGAAGAACTCGATAAGGCCGGCCGGTATCTGGTCGAAAAGTTTTCCGGTAAAACGCTGACCGACATTCGTAACGAGTTATTGCGAATGATGCAGGCCGAGCGCTCCATCTTCGATCGCATGCTGTCGCTGCTTCAGACCTGGGGCGAAACCCTGAATGAGCCTGCGAGCGCGGAAAGCATCTATGTGCAGGGCGCCACGAACATGATTAATCAGCCGGAGTTTGCCGATGTCGAGCGGATGCGCATGCTGTTTCAGATGTTCGAAGAGAAGGGACGGCTGGTACAGATCCTGAACGAATGCATCGCGTCCAATCCTCCGGAAGGTGTCAAAATCGCGATTGGTTCGGAACTCGGCGTCCCGGACATGCGTGATTTCACGCTGATCACCGCCTCCTACGCGTCCGCCGACCGTACGACGGGATTCCTGGGAATCATCGGCCCCACGCGCATGCAATACGAGCGAGGCATTTCGATTGTCGAATATCTGGGCCGGCTTGTCGGCGAGATGATCAACGCGTAG
- the grpE gene encoding nucleotide exchange factor GrpE, with product MEENDKYQSVAADQDLPQTVPPEQQEIETLRKERDDLFDRLLRKQAEFENFRKRMEREKAEYVQFASADLVKELLNALDSFDLAIRNAAAEGKKGENMLRGFELIYKQLQDTLTRFGLKPLEAKGRQFDPNFHQAVSTKATNEAEENTVIEEMRKGYTLNGRLLRPAMVTVSVKE from the coding sequence ATGGAAGAGAACGACAAGTACCAGAGCGTTGCCGCAGACCAGGATTTGCCGCAGACTGTGCCGCCTGAGCAACAGGAGATCGAAACCCTTAGGAAAGAAAGGGATGACTTGTTCGACCGGTTGCTGCGCAAACAGGCGGAGTTCGAGAACTTCAGAAAACGCATGGAGCGCGAGAAAGCGGAGTACGTGCAGTTCGCATCGGCGGATCTGGTGAAGGAACTGCTGAACGCGCTTGATTCCTTCGATCTCGCGATCCGGAACGCCGCCGCCGAAGGCAAAAAAGGCGAGAATATGCTGCGCGGTTTCGAACTGATCTATAAACAGCTTCAGGATACGCTTACACGTTTTGGCCTGAAGCCTTTGGAAGCGAAGGGCAGGCAGTTCGATCCCAATTTCCATCAGGCAGTTTCCACAAAAGCCACGAATGAAGCCGAAGAAAACACCGTCATCGAAGAGATGAGGAAAGGGTACACGCTGAACGGGCGGCTGCTTCGGCCGGCAATGGTCACAGTTTCAGTGAAGGAATAA
- the dnaJ gene encoding molecular chaperone DnaJ, translating into MSGKRDYYEVLGVSRTSSDQEIKSAYRKLALQYHPDRNPGNEEAEEAFKEAAEAYSVLSDSQKRANYERFGHAGVGGAGGAGGFDPSVFADFSDILGDIFGFGDLFGGGGRRGSRVQRGADLRYDIQLSFEEAAFGVTKKIKVPRHETCAECGGTGGEKGSAPTTCQTCNGYGQVRFQQGFFSITRTCNQCHGTGQMIKHRCAACHGEGRLVREKILELKIPAGVDNGTKLRVTGEGDSGGKGGPAGDLYVVLDVHDHEFFERREHDLFCHIPVSFPQAALGAQIMVPTLEKEEEKLSIPGGTPTGSTFRIKGRGISKRGGSARGDLYVTVNVAVPAKLTREQKELLTKFSSTIETENKPIQKKILERVKEIFS; encoded by the coding sequence TTGAGCGGAAAACGCGATTATTACGAGGTGCTCGGCGTATCGCGCACCTCCAGCGACCAGGAGATCAAGAGCGCATACCGCAAGCTTGCGCTCCAATACCATCCGGACCGCAACCCGGGCAACGAAGAAGCCGAAGAGGCGTTCAAGGAAGCGGCTGAAGCCTATTCCGTTCTGAGCGATTCGCAGAAACGCGCCAATTATGAACGCTTCGGACATGCCGGCGTTGGCGGCGCCGGGGGCGCCGGCGGATTTGATCCGAGCGTCTTTGCGGACTTCAGCGATATTCTCGGCGACATCTTCGGGTTCGGTGATTTGTTTGGCGGCGGCGGCCGCCGCGGCTCACGCGTGCAGCGGGGCGCCGATCTCCGCTACGATATTCAGCTTTCTTTTGAAGAAGCTGCCTTCGGAGTCACCAAAAAGATCAAAGTGCCGCGTCATGAAACGTGCGCGGAATGTGGCGGAACGGGAGGCGAGAAAGGATCGGCGCCAACCACCTGCCAGACCTGTAACGGTTACGGCCAGGTCCGTTTCCAGCAGGGCTTCTTCAGTATCACCCGCACCTGCAACCAGTGCCATGGCACCGGACAGATGATCAAGCACCGCTGCGCGGCGTGTCACGGCGAAGGACGGCTTGTCCGCGAAAAGATTCTCGAGCTGAAAATCCCGGCTGGAGTGGATAACGGTACGAAACTGCGTGTGACCGGCGAGGGCGATTCCGGAGGAAAAGGCGGGCCTGCGGGTGATTTGTATGTCGTGCTCGATGTTCACGATCACGAGTTCTTCGAACGGCGGGAACACGACCTCTTCTGCCACATTCCGGTTTCGTTTCCACAGGCCGCGCTCGGCGCGCAGATCATGGTGCCGACTCTCGAGAAGGAAGAAGAGAAGTTGTCGATCCCGGGCGGAACCCCGACCGGTTCCACATTCCGGATCAAGGGCCGCGGCATTTCCAAGCGCGGCGGGTCGGCGCGGGGCGATCTTTACGTCACTGTCAACGTCGCGGTTCCGGCCAAGCTGACGCGTGAGCAGAAGGAACTGTTGACGAAGTTCTCTTCCACGATCGAAACTGAGAACAAGCCGATTCAGAAGAAGATTCTCGAGCGCGTTAAAGAAATTTTCTCGTGA
- the prmA gene encoding 50S ribosomal protein L11 methyltransferase has translation MSWNQLTLDVPDELIDAVVGELAGNDVAGIWESPSPEAGLTRLVLYFHQRSNLHDIENAVGSIFQRSQKQNPSISRAVVEDRDWTAEWKKSYTSFPIADDFFVIPSWEDSICPEDRLPIRIDPGQAFGTGTHETTQITMEALARWVEPDHAVLDVGTGSGILAIAARLLGAKLIFACDNDPVASEVARANILRNAEDAVFVFCGSLDAVRSASARLILANLTADVITNLLPEFNRVLAPQGVAILSGILLEQAEDLRDHMTHYGFSIHEEITRGEWLAVVIEKHGR, from the coding sequence ATGTCCTGGAACCAGCTCACCCTCGATGTCCCGGATGAACTTATCGACGCCGTCGTCGGAGAACTTGCCGGCAATGATGTCGCCGGTATCTGGGAAAGTCCGTCGCCCGAAGCGGGCTTGACGCGGCTCGTCCTTTACTTCCACCAGCGATCGAACCTCCACGACATCGAGAACGCCGTAGGGTCCATTTTTCAGCGCTCCCAGAAACAGAATCCCTCCATTTCGCGGGCCGTCGTCGAGGACCGCGACTGGACGGCGGAATGGAAAAAGTCGTACACGAGTTTCCCCATCGCCGATGATTTCTTTGTCATCCCCAGCTGGGAGGATTCGATCTGTCCCGAGGACCGTCTTCCCATTCGCATCGACCCGGGACAGGCGTTCGGAACAGGGACCCACGAAACCACCCAGATCACCATGGAAGCCCTGGCCCGGTGGGTCGAGCCGGATCATGCCGTTCTCGATGTCGGCACGGGCTCGGGAATCCTGGCGATTGCCGCGCGGCTGCTCGGCGCGAAACTCATCTTTGCCTGTGACAATGATCCGGTCGCAAGCGAGGTTGCCCGCGCCAATATCCTGCGCAACGCCGAAGACGCCGTTTTCGTATTCTGCGGATCGCTGGATGCGGTAAGGAGCGCTTCGGCCCGCCTGATCCTGGCAAATCTCACGGCCGACGTTATTACGAACCTGCTTCCTGAATTCAACCGCGTGCTTGCGCCTCAAGGCGTCGCGATCCTTTCGGGGATTCTCCTGGAGCAGGCCGAAGATCTGCGCGACCACATGACGCACTACGGATTCAGTATCCACGAAGAGATTACACGAGGCGAGTGGCTGGCCGTGGTGATCGAGAAACATGGCCGTTAG
- a CDS encoding RsmE family RNA methyltransferase yields the protein MAVRSIYLAEPAIAENRIHISGEEHRHLMVARAEAGEAVEIFDGKGSVWTAVVESIGKHATIAGIRQSRKVERDKAEVILGLALIRMAAFELALEKAVEVGVSRIVPFPASRSNAVPGNRHDRWLRILIEAAKQSKHYYLPALDLPRSFAETISLTASSKILFAENGGGPLKPALSGSPVLYLVGPEGGWTDAELVSARSAGFKAVSLGTEILKAETAAIVGGALIRYAISPARASESC from the coding sequence ATGGCCGTTAGGTCGATCTATCTTGCCGAGCCTGCAATCGCGGAGAATCGAATTCACATCAGTGGAGAAGAGCACCGCCACCTTATGGTGGCGCGGGCCGAGGCCGGTGAGGCCGTCGAAATTTTCGACGGCAAGGGCAGTGTCTGGACCGCGGTCGTGGAATCGATTGGCAAACACGCGACGATCGCGGGAATAAGGCAGTCCCGGAAAGTAGAGCGCGATAAGGCCGAGGTTATCCTCGGTCTCGCGCTGATCCGAATGGCGGCCTTTGAGCTGGCGCTGGAAAAGGCCGTCGAAGTCGGCGTCTCCAGGATTGTGCCTTTTCCGGCAAGCCGTTCCAATGCCGTGCCCGGAAACCGGCATGACCGCTGGCTGCGCATCCTGATCGAGGCAGCCAAACAATCCAAACACTATTACCTGCCCGCTCTGGATTTACCCCGAAGTTTTGCCGAAACGATCTCCCTGACCGCTTCGTCGAAGATACTATTTGCCGAAAACGGCGGCGGCCCGCTCAAACCCGCGCTTTCCGGCTCGCCGGTCTTGTATCTTGTGGGACCGGAAGGCGGCTGGACGGACGCGGAACTCGTCTCGGCGCGCAGCGCAGGTTTCAAAGCGGTGTCGCTTGGAACTGAGATTCTGAAGGCGGAAACAGCGGCCATCGTCGGCGGAGCTCTTATCCGGTATGCAATTTCCCCTGCCCGGGCTAGCGAATCCTGTTAA
- the lepB gene encoding signal peptidase I, which translates to MTTEPEYQPVSETETQTRTLPNPAAVAAAPAGPTIVGEIRGWARDVFFAIGTAILIVVFLYQPVKVEGTSMLPELVDQERIFVNKFVYKIEKIQRKDIVVFWYPLDPTKSYIKRVIGMPGDVVEVRRGIIYVNEKPLDEPYLLPEFIDHRTYPPVYVEPGHYYVLGDHRNQSNDSRMWGQVPEKYIYGKAVFRYWPMNKLGSLD; encoded by the coding sequence ATGACAACGGAGCCCGAATATCAACCTGTCTCGGAAACCGAGACCCAAACCAGAACACTGCCGAACCCCGCGGCTGTTGCAGCCGCGCCGGCCGGACCGACCATCGTCGGAGAAATTCGCGGCTGGGCCCGCGACGTTTTCTTCGCGATCGGTACGGCGATCCTCATCGTTGTTTTCCTGTATCAACCTGTAAAAGTCGAAGGCACCAGCATGTTGCCGGAACTGGTCGATCAGGAACGCATTTTCGTCAACAAGTTCGTTTATAAGATCGAGAAAATTCAGCGGAAGGATATCGTGGTGTTCTGGTACCCGCTCGACCCGACGAAATCCTACATCAAGCGCGTCATCGGCATGCCCGGCGACGTGGTCGAGGTCCGCCGCGGGATTATCTATGTCAACGAGAAGCCGCTGGATGAGCCCTATCTCCTGCCCGAATTCATCGATCACCGCACCTATCCCCCGGTATACGTCGAGCCTGGACACTATTACGTCCTCGGCGATCACCGCAACCAATCGAACGACAGCCGCATGTGGGGGCAGGTCCCGGAGAAATACATCTACGGAAAAGCCGTTTTCAGATATTGGCCGATGAACAAATTGGGATCCTTAGATTGA